In Actinomycetes bacterium, the genomic window GGGTGACCGGCCGGCTTGGCAAACCCCACCCGGAGCAAGGCCAAGTTGGGGACGTACCGGCCCGCGAGGAGCGGGCCGTGGAGACCGGCCCGGTCGAGTCCCCTGGTGGGCCGCACGAGACCGGCGGCAACGCCGGTCCCAGATGGATGGCCGCCTCCCCCCGGACGCCCGGGGGGACAGAAGCCGGCTTACAGGCCGGCTCCCCCTGCACACCGCCGCTGACCCGGCGCCAAGTCCCTCGAGCAGCTCCACGACATCAAGGAGGTCACCGGGGCCCAGTACGAGGGTCTGGTGGTCTGGTTCAACAGCCTGGTCACCTCCGCGGGCGGCCAGATCCTGAGCGACGACGGCACGTCCGTCTCGCTGGGTCCACCCGCGCTCAAGGCCCTCGAGGTCATGAAGGCCTTCGCCACCTCGCCGGCGGCCGACCCGTCGCTGGCCAACACCCAGGAGGACCAGGCCCGCCTGGCAGTCGAGGGCGGCAGCGCCGCCGCCGCCGAGATCAACTGGCCGTTCGTGTACGCCTCGATGGCCGCCAACAAGCCGGACATGCTGAGGAACTTCAAGTGGGCGCCGTTCCCGGGCATCGACGGCCCCGGGACCTCCCCGCTGGGCGGCGCCAACTTCGCCGTCAGCCGCTATTCGCTCCATCCCGACGAGGCCTATCAGGCGGCGCTGTGCCTGCGGGACCCGCAGAGCCAGTCGACCGCCGCCGTCAAGGACGGCCTGCCGCCGACGATCGAGTCGGTCTACGCGCAGCCCGACATGGCGAAGGCGTACCCGAGAGGAGGGCCAACTACAGGGCGTCGAGGCGGTCGTCGACAAGGACCTCACCGCGTCGGTGCTGGGGGAGTCGCTGGACGCCCACGCGCTGCTCATCCTCACCGACGTCCCCCACGTATTCCGCAACTACGGCACACCGCAGGCCGAACCGATCCTTCGGGCCACCCCCGCCGCACTGCGCCGGGAGCGGTTCCCCGAAGGCTCCATGGGGCCCAAGGTCGAGGCGGCCTGCCGGTTCGTCGAGATCACCGGTAGCATGGCGGCCATCGGCTGCCTGGACGACGCGCAGGCCATTCTCGAGGGAAAAGCGGGAACCATCATCACTCCCGCTGGTGACTACGAAGGCCCGCGCGACCTCCGGCCCCGACACTCGCCCCTCGGCGGTTCGGCCCCAGTTGGCCAGCTAGACGACAGGAGCAGCCGATGAGCGTGCGGCCTGCCGTGCGGCGGCGCCGGCCACCGCGAGCGGGGGGTCGACCTCCAGCGGCAGGCCTTCGTGGACCCCCTCGTGCCGCAGCAGCCAGCGCTTGACGTCCAGGCCGTAGAAATAGTCGCCGAGCGTGCCGTCGGTGCGGATCACCCGGTGGCAGGGGACGATCAGCACCACCTGGTTGCGGGCACAGGCGAAGCCCGCCGCCCTTGCCGTGCCCGGGTCGCCCACGCGCCCGGCCAGCTGCCGGTAGCTGACCGTGGACCCCGCCGGGACCTCCCGCATGGCCTTCCAGGCCGCCTGGAAGTACGGGTTGCCCGCCTGCCGCACGGAAAGGTCGTCCAGGGCCTCCACCTCGCCGTCGAAGTAGGCGCGCACCGCCCTGGTGGCCTGGCCGAGGTCGTGGACCTGCCGCAGCTCCGCGCGGCGGCCGGCCGCGTCCAGGCGCGGGCGGATCTCCTCCGCACGTTGGGTGAAGGACGCCGCCCGCACGGCGCCGTCCTCCACCACCAGGGTGAGCGGGCCGAGCGGGGTGGTGATGGTGCTGGTGTCAAGGATCACGCTGGCAGCTCCGCTGGTGGGGTGGCCGGTTCAGGGTGTGGCGCCGGCGTCTGCGCCCGGCCGCCGGCGCCGCCGGCGGCGCCGGCCCACAGGTGCAGTACGGCGTAGGCGCGCCAGGGCCGCCAGCGCTCGGCGCGGGCCAGGACGCCGGCCGGGTCGGTGGGCAGCCCGCGGGCCTGCAGCGCGCGCCGCAGGCCCAGGTCGGTCACGGGGAGCGCGTCCGGGTCGCCGAGCGCGCGCATGGCGATGTAGGCAACCGTCCACGGTCCCAGGCCGGGAAGCGCCAGCAGCGCCCGGACGGTGCGCTCCCGGTCGGCGCCGCGGTCCAGCTCGACCTCGCCGGCGGTCACCGCCCGGGCGAGCGCGCGCAGCGCCGCCGCTCCGCCCTTGGTGAGCGGCAGGCCGCGGAGGTCGGCACCGGCAAGCGTCTCGGCGGTGGGGAAGCGGTGGGTGAGGCCGCCGTCCGGCGCCGGCAGCGGCTCGCCGAGGGCGGCGACCAGGCGCCCAGCAAAGCTGGTGGCGGCGGTCACCGAGACTCGCTGGCCGAGGATGGCCCGCACGGCCAGCTCGAAGCCGTCCACCGCCCCGGGGACGCGAAGGCCGGGCCGGGCGGCGACCAGCGGCGCGAGCTCCGGGTCGGCGCCGAGGACCTCAGCCACGGCGGCGGGGTCGGCGTCGAGGTCCAGGAGCTGGCGGCAGCGCCGCACCGCCACGCTCAAGTCGCGCAGGTCGTCCAGGCGCAGCCGGAGCTGCACATGGTCGGTGCCCGGCAGTGGGCGCAGGTCGGCCACGGCCGTGGAGCAGGGCAGCGTGAGCACCCGCCGCAACCGGCCGCCGGCCACCTCCTCGATGCCCCGCAGTGCCCGCCTGCCGAAGTAGTCGAGGAGCTCGATGGCGGCCAACGGCGGCCGGTAGGCGAGCCGCAGGGTCAACAGGCCGTCGCGGTCGGTCGAGGGCGCGGCCCGCCGGTAGTAGCGGTCGAGGTCCCGTCGCATGTGCCGATTGTGCCGGCCACCCGTGACAGCCCACGTCCGTTCGAGCGGCCGAGGGGAGCGTGCTCCCCCCGACCTCGCAGGGATTCGTGCTAGCGCACCGGCTGCGGCTGGCGCTCCGGCTCGGCCAGGGCTGGGGCTGGGGCGGCGCCCTCGATGCGGAGCTGCGGCAGCCATCCAAGCCAGCTCGGCAGGTACCAGTTGCGCCTGCCGAGCAGGCGCATGGCCGCGGGGACCAGCACCGAGCGCACCAGCGTGGCGTCGATCAGCACCGCCACCGCCAAGCCGAAGCCGGTCTGCTGGAGCATGGTCAGCCGGCCGGCCGCGAACCCGGCGAACACCGCCACCATGATCACCGCGGCGCCGGTGATGATCCCGCCGGTGGTGCGCAGGCCGAACGCGACCGCGTCGCGGTTGTCGCCGCTGTGGCCGTAGCGTTCCTGGATGCGGCTGAGCAGGAACACCTGGTAGTCCATTGACAGCCCGAACAGCACCGAGAACAGAAACAGCGGCAGCCACGACTCGATGGTGTCGACCCGCTCGAAGCCGAACAGGCCCACGCCGGTGCCGTGCTGGAACACCAGCACCAGCAGCCCGTAGGCGGCGCCGGCCGACAGGAGATTGAGCGCCACCCCGAGCAGCGGCAGCACCACCGAGCGGAACACCACCAGCAGCAGCAGGAACGACAGGGCGAGCACCAACGCGATCGCGAACGGCGTGTACCAGTGGGTCAGGTCGAAGAAGTCGATCCCGCCCGCGGTCTCCCCACCGACCAGGACGCGCGCGTCGACGCCGTCGAAGGCGGCCGGGACCGTCACCGTGCGCAGGTGGCGGACGGCGGCGGTGGCGGTCTCGCCGCTGGGGTCGCCGTTGACCGGGACCGAGACCAGCGCGAGGTCGCCTTGCTGGTTGGTCTGGACGCTGCTGGGGCCGTAGGCGCGGTCGGTCTTGAGCGCGGCTTGCAGCTTGGCGATGGCCGCGGTGACCGCCGGGGAGCGGACGTCGCCATCCACGACGATCTGGGCCGGGGAGGTCAGGCCGCCGGAGAAGTCCCGCGACAGCACGGTGAACGCCTGCTTGGACTGGATGTTGTCGGGGAAGGTGCTGATCCCAGAAAACCCGGTCCGGATGCCAACCAGCGGTACCGCCGCGACCGCGAGGATCCCGCCGGCCACAAGCAGGCTCGCCACCGGCCGGGCCATGACCCGGCGGGCCACCCCGGCCCAGAAGCCGCGGGTCCGATCGACGTCAGCCTGGCGGCGGCGGAACAGCACCGGGACGCGCAGCGCGTTCACCCGGTCGCCCATGACGGCCAGCAGCGCCGGCAGCAAGGTGAGCGAGGCCGCCACCGCGACCAGCACCACGGCGATGGCGCCGGCGGCGATGCTCCGGAAGATCGTGGTCGGGTTCAGCAGCAACCCGGCAAGGGCCAGCACCACGGTCATCCCGGAGAAGAACACCGCCCGGTTGGCCGTCCCGCCGGCCGCGGCGATGGCGGCGAGCTTGTCGCGGCCGCGGGCGCGCTCCTCGCGGTAGCGCGACACGGTGAACAGCGAGTAGTCGATGCCGACCGCCAGGCCGATCATCGTGATCATGTTGGTGACGAAGAACGACAGGTCGAAGGCCAGGCCCAGCAGCGACACCAGCCCCAGCGCGACCACGATGGCCATGACCGCCAGCACGATCGGCAGCACCGCGGCGGCGACCGCCCCGAACACCACGATCAGGATGGCCAAGGCGGCGACGATCCCGATGGTCTCGCCCTTGCGGAGGTCCTGCTCGGCGATGGTGTTGGCGTCCTTGGCCGCGGTCGCCTCGCCGGCGACCAGCACCTGGAAGCCGTCGGGATGCTGGGCGTGCAGCGTCCGGTCAAGCAGCTTGTCGATGTTGGCGTCGGCGTCGTCCAGCGACCCGGCCATGGTCACCGGTATCAGGGTGGCGTGCCTGTCGTCCGACACGAACCGGCCACCGGCCTGGTAGGGGTCGGTGGCCTGTTGGACGACCGCCGGCTTGAGCGCGTCGATGGCACCCTTGAGCCGCTGCACATACGCCTTGAACTCGGGGTCGGTCACGGTCTTGGACTCCGAGCGGACGATCACGACCTCGTTGGAGCGGCGCGGCCCGGTCAGCCGCCGCTCCAGCAGCGTCCGGGCCTGCTTGGAGTCGGGGTTGTTGGTGAACTCGGCCTGGGTGGTCAGCGCGCCGCTCAGATACCGCGAGGTCAGCAACCCCCCGACCAGAAACAGCACCACCCACAGCCCGATCACGGTGAACCGGCGCCTGGCGCTCCAGCGCGCCACACTCTG contains:
- a CDS encoding methylated-DNA--[protein]-cysteine S-methyltransferase; protein product: MILDTSTITTPLGPLTLVVEDGAVRAASFTQRAEEIRPRLDAAGRRAELRQVHDLGQATRAVRAYFDGEVEALDDLSVRQAGNPYFQAAWKAMREVPAGSTVSYRQLAGRVGDPGTARAAGFACARNQVVLIVPCHRVIRTDGTLGDYFYGLDVKRWLLRHEGVHEGLPLEVDPPLAVAGAAARQAARSSAAPVV
- a CDS encoding AlkA N-terminal domain-containing protein gives rise to the protein MRRDLDRYYRRAAPSTDRDGLLTLRLAYRPPLAAIELLDYFGRRALRGIEEVAGGRLRRVLTLPCSTAVADLRPLPGTDHVQLRLRLDDLRDLSVAVRRCRQLLDLDADPAAVAEVLGADPELAPLVAARPGLRVPGAVDGFELAVRAILGQRVSVTAATSFAGRLVAALGEPLPAPDGGLTHRFPTAETLAGADLRGLPLTKGGAAALRALARAVTAGEVELDRGADRERTVRALLALPGLGPWTVAYIAMRALGDPDALPVTDLGLRRALQARGLPTDPAGVLARAERWRPWRAYAVLHLWAGAAGGAGGRAQTPAPHPEPATPPAELPA
- a CDS encoding MMPL family transporter — encoded protein: MRLSPQSVARWSARRRFTVIGLWVVLFLVGGLLTSRYLSGALTTQAEFTNNPDSKQARTLLERRLTGPRRSNEVVIVRSESKTVTDPEFKAYVQRLKGAIDALKPAVVQQATDPYQAGGRFVSDDRHATLIPVTMAGSLDDADANIDKLLDRTLHAQHPDGFQVLVAGEATAAKDANTIAEQDLRKGETIGIVAALAILIVVFGAVAAAVLPIVLAVMAIVVALGLVSLLGLAFDLSFFVTNMITMIGLAVGIDYSLFTVSRYREERARGRDKLAAIAAAGGTANRAVFFSGMTVVLALAGLLLNPTTIFRSIAAGAIAVVLVAVAASLTLLPALLAVMGDRVNALRVPVLFRRRQADVDRTRGFWAGVARRVMARPVASLLVAGGILAVAAVPLVGIRTGFSGISTFPDNIQSKQAFTVLSRDFSGGLTSPAQIVVDGDVRSPAVTAAIAKLQAALKTDRAYGPSSVQTNQQGDLALVSVPVNGDPSGETATAAVRHLRTVTVPAAFDGVDARVLVGGETAGGIDFFDLTHWYTPFAIALVLALSFLLLLVVFRSVVLPLLGVALNLLSAGAAYGLLVLVFQHGTGVGLFGFERVDTIESWLPLFLFSVLFGLSMDYQVFLLSRIQERYGHSGDNRDAVAFGLRTTGGIITGAAVIMVAVFAGFAAGRLTMLQQTGFGLAVAVLIDATLVRSVLVPAAMRLLGRRNWYLPSWLGWLPQLRIEGAAPAPALAEPERQPQPVR